The proteins below come from a single Nostoc sp. KVJ3 genomic window:
- a CDS encoding transglutaminase-like domain-containing protein, whose protein sequence is MSFALPTLTVSQMFGQKTIRPLTAATLCGITFIQDRLIAIDSIKGHLLEIDPISDNSKILNPHQVKEFTDVTGIAVWDDTLWVSRENTVYLCKLNALGLEHFVTLPYPADGVAVWETTVYVSCQRLGYILVYDRETRKEITRFYAPGVGIENLAVNQEMLWICDRTEQSVYAMDRATGELQFSVLTPFECPTGIAIHKNGETGEESIYVAYATEEPYIRDNPNADPSHELTFRDRTFIHPLHYHYQPDKRYALSNGYLIEMSYAEEIAPLDEVYLPDVEWRIALPSETERQKVKHVEPIGIPFTEEVIEGQRVAVFKFDSLAPGERHIFGWKALVEVRGIKYRITPRDVEDIPELSPELQTRYLVDDDDLAMDTTIVRRAAREAIGSETNVLRKMHSIRNYVYDQLSYGIKPYIDTPDVVLERGVGSCGEYVGVLLALSRLNNIPCRTVGRYKCPPHSDLLGVPLQPDFNHVWLEFYIPNFGWLPMESNPDDVGEGGPYPTRFFMGLCWYHIEIGKGITFETVTSQGTRLTKEDIPIGDLAINHIRFTILKELPPF, encoded by the coding sequence ATGAGTTTTGCACTTCCCACTTTGACCGTTAGCCAGATGTTTGGGCAAAAAACCATTCGACCGCTTACCGCTGCTACCTTGTGTGGCATTACTTTCATTCAAGATAGACTTATTGCTATTGATAGTATTAAAGGACATCTACTAGAGATTGATCCCATCTCTGACAACAGCAAAATTCTCAATCCCCATCAAGTTAAAGAATTTACTGATGTCACTGGTATAGCAGTGTGGGATGATACCCTGTGGGTGAGCCGCGAAAATACTGTTTACTTGTGCAAGCTCAATGCTTTGGGTCTAGAACACTTTGTGACATTGCCTTATCCGGCTGACGGCGTTGCTGTTTGGGAAACAACAGTTTATGTCAGCTGCCAAAGACTAGGCTACATTCTGGTTTATGACCGCGAAACCCGAAAAGAGATTACCAGATTTTATGCCCCTGGAGTTGGGATAGAGAATTTAGCAGTCAACCAAGAAATGCTATGGATTTGCGATCGCACCGAGCAATCAGTGTACGCGATGGACAGGGCAACAGGAGAACTACAATTTAGTGTCCTGACACCCTTTGAATGTCCTACAGGCATCGCAATCCATAAAAATGGCGAAACAGGTGAAGAAAGTATCTACGTCGCCTACGCCACAGAGGAGCCTTATATCCGGGATAACCCCAATGCCGATCCGAGTCATGAGCTAACATTCCGCGATCGCACTTTCATTCATCCCCTGCATTATCATTACCAGCCAGATAAGCGCTACGCCCTCTCTAATGGCTATCTCATTGAAATGTCCTATGCTGAGGAAATTGCCCCCTTAGATGAGGTGTATTTACCTGATGTAGAATGGCGCATCGCCCTACCATCGGAAACAGAGCGTCAAAAGGTGAAACACGTTGAACCAATTGGTATACCCTTTACCGAAGAAGTAATAGAAGGGCAACGTGTAGCAGTCTTTAAATTTGATTCTCTTGCACCAGGAGAACGGCATATATTTGGCTGGAAAGCACTTGTGGAAGTTCGAGGGATTAAATATCGTATTACACCCAGAGATGTCGAAGATATACCGGAACTATCCCCAGAATTACAAACACGCTACCTAGTAGATGACGACGATTTAGCAATGGATACTACCATTGTTCGCCGTGCCGCCAGAGAAGCGATTGGTTCTGAAACCAATGTGCTGCGGAAAATGCACAGCATCCGCAACTACGTCTACGATCAGTTATCCTACGGGATTAAACCTTACATTGACACACCAGATGTAGTTTTAGAACGGGGTGTTGGTTCCTGTGGCGAATATGTCGGCGTATTGCTCGCCCTATCCCGTTTGAATAACATCCCCTGCCGCACAGTCGGGAGGTACAAATGTCCCCCCCATAGTGACTTACTAGGAGTGCCGCTACAACCAGACTTTAATCATGTTTGGCTAGAGTTCTACATCCCGAATTTTGGTTGGTTGCCAATGGAATCAAATCCTGACGATGTGGGTGAAGGTGGGCCTTATCCAACGCGCTTTTTTATGGGTTTATGCTGGTATCACATTGAAATAGGCAAAGGTATCACCTTTGAAACCGTGACAAGTCAAGGTACACGACTAACCAAAGAAGATATCCCCATCGGTGATTTGGCGATAAATCATATTCGCTTCACAATTCTTAAAGAATTACCACCTTTTTAA
- a CDS encoding papain fold toxin domain-containing protein: MRLTINKSVSKSIGIWTFLLLFILKGVFPEPAYALLSSLDACAVQPECAEAIGLELSSTIAAPTAEAAGTTAISTTTATGATSSSVQAVTGTTVVGDMSLPGVAAYYIWNQAQNQQAQNKAKERYCYFYALDLVCGPQGQSSVLYNYKFHQIVHYRMSGSPDKLVTHHYRSWRSVPGAVRSLANQYPGGYFGGSSPPTADYVNWISLNDGDGNNQARGVVYESSTGDPMTAYDYANSSYNNAEKGWISDLVRADGLPDNSPPRDWKDWPQEKRNAAVQLLNNSDWQGLISSMPAGGILNPGDKIHAPTIVIPGQETDDPNTPADERLLKKESGFFTFPGIPDFDKDGIPDASDLDNDNDGIVNTNDPEPYNPNIPFASSSPDQSGKVTPEVLQDIHDIVSKHENFKCVECAAEIETYLRKEDIHGERIKLDTTKSVKEDDNIYDDSNPPKAAPDYIISTNGHHEGIAIRINGEEKVFDNLHPDGVPIEQWINNLTFISKERSGAKFRRSGYLF; encoded by the coding sequence ATGCGATTAACAATAAATAAATCTGTTTCTAAATCAATTGGAATTTGGACTTTTCTTTTACTTTTTATCCTTAAAGGAGTTTTTCCTGAACCTGCCTATGCACTGTTGTCGTCTCTAGACGCTTGTGCTGTTCAACCTGAATGTGCTGAGGCTATAGGCTTAGAATTATCTTCTACTATTGCTGCTCCAACTGCGGAGGCTGCTGGAACGACAGCAATTAGCACAACTACAGCTACAGGAGCTACTTCTTCTTCTGTACAAGCTGTTACTGGGACTACAGTTGTTGGAGATATGAGCCTACCTGGTGTTGCGGCTTATTATATTTGGAATCAAGCTCAAAATCAGCAGGCTCAAAATAAAGCTAAGGAGAGATATTGTTATTTTTATGCACTTGATTTGGTTTGTGGCCCACAGGGTCAATCTTCAGTTCTTTATAATTACAAATTTCACCAAATAGTACATTACAGGATGTCTGGTTCTCCCGACAAACTTGTAACTCATCATTATCGAAGTTGGCGATCTGTACCAGGGGCAGTTAGAAGTTTAGCTAATCAATATCCAGGTGGTTATTTTGGTGGTAGTTCTCCTCCTACTGCTGATTATGTAAATTGGATTAGTTTAAATGATGGAGATGGTAATAATCAAGCTCGTGGAGTCGTTTATGAATCCTCAACTGGCGACCCTATGACAGCGTATGATTATGCAAATTCTTCTTACAATAATGCTGAGAAAGGATGGATTAGCGATCTGGTTCGTGCTGATGGGCTACCAGATAATTCACCCCCTCGTGATTGGAAAGATTGGCCCCAAGAAAAGCGCAATGCAGCTGTTCAATTACTAAATAATTCTGACTGGCAAGGTTTAATTAGTTCAATGCCAGCAGGAGGCATATTAAATCCTGGAGATAAGATTCATGCTCCTACAATTGTAATTCCAGGGCAAGAAACAGACGACCCTAATACGCCAGCAGATGAGCGTTTGTTGAAAAAGGAGTCTGGATTTTTTACTTTTCCTGGAATTCCTGATTTTGATAAAGATGGCATTCCAGATGCAAGTGATCTAGACAATGATAATGACGGAATAGTAAATACGAATGATCCAGAACCGTACAATCCTAATATTCCATTCGCAAGCAGTTCGCCCGATCAGTCAGGAAAAGTTACTCCTGAAGTTCTTCAAGACATCCACGATATTGTAAGTAAGCATGAGAATTTCAAATGTGTTGAATGTGCTGCTGAAATTGAGACTTACTTGAGAAAGGAGGATATTCATGGAGAGCGGATTAAACTTGATACGACGAAATCAGTAAAAGAAGATGACAACATATACGATGATAGCAACCCACCAAAAGCTGCACCAGACTATATTATTTCAACTAATGGTCATCATGAAGGAATTGCGATTAGGATAAATGGAGAAGAAAAAGTTTTTGATAACCTTCATCCTGACGGAGTTCCTATAGAGCAATGGATAAATAATCTCACCTTTATCAGCAAGGAACGTTCTGGAGCAAAGTTCCGGAGATCAGGATACTTGTTTTAA
- a CDS encoding PD-(D/E)XK nuclease family protein has protein sequence MSTPDRPFASYHLWSLVAPATGQERWHCQMRRGFIKARQHEPQVKALLGQATAPQRIGILAQKGIYEFHHHKYLLKEADGVERVAQLLKLSNSSIQVQQRVLQILQKYHDAPLLLDKDIIQLTPGDEGFPKPIVVEQEDYCFRLYAAMDCVFIESDSTLHILDFKTGKSAFDKRQALVYLLAARYLYPGREAVASFYNLEICKKSELISINNYELESLKFELANIAHKHQHDLQKYQEEASHFSKIFPPNPGSHCRFCPFNSICEFADFKQHHSYPLPSLRVNS, from the coding sequence ATGTCAACCCCCGATCGACCTTTTGCCAGTTATCACCTTTGGTCTCTAGTTGCCCCAGCGACTGGGCAAGAACGCTGGCATTGCCAGATGAGACGGGGGTTTATCAAAGCACGGCAACACGAACCACAAGTTAAAGCGCTTTTAGGGCAAGCCACCGCACCCCAGCGCATTGGCATACTCGCCCAAAAAGGCATTTATGAGTTTCATCATCACAAGTATCTGTTGAAGGAAGCAGATGGTGTAGAAAGAGTTGCACAGCTACTTAAATTAAGCAACTCAAGCATTCAAGTCCAGCAACGCGTGCTGCAAATCTTGCAAAAATATCACGATGCGCCGTTGCTGTTGGATAAAGATATTATTCAATTAACTCCGGGTGATGAAGGCTTTCCTAAACCGATAGTAGTTGAACAAGAAGATTATTGCTTTCGCTTATACGCGGCTATGGACTGCGTTTTTATCGAGTCTGATAGCACTTTACATATTTTAGATTTCAAAACTGGCAAGTCGGCTTTTGACAAACGACAGGCTTTAGTCTATTTACTAGCTGCTCGTTATCTTTACCCTGGACGAGAAGCTGTTGCATCATTTTATAATTTAGAAATATGTAAAAAATCTGAGTTAATTAGTATTAATAATTACGAGTTAGAATCTTTAAAATTTGAGTTAGCTAATATTGCCCACAAGCATCAGCACGATTTACAAAAATATCAGGAAGAAGCAAGTCATTTTAGTAAAATCTTTCCTCCTAATCCTGGCTCTCACTGCCGCTTTTGTCCATTTAACTCAATCTGTGAATTTGCTGATTTTAAGCAACATCACTCATATCCACTGCCAAGCTTAAGAGTTAACAGCTAA
- a CDS encoding phosphoglucomutase/phosphomannomutase family protein gives MSSKIKFGTDGWRGIIADDFTFPNVRKVTRAIATYLETAYTKDRPVLIAYDTRFLADQFAQTAAQVLADLGWTVKITDRDCPTPVIAYNARHLNSAGALMFTASHNPAPYCGIKYIPDYAGPATPEITDTIVANIESASDELPGSNPSGSISIFDPKPDYLQFIYTLLDVEKIRSANLKVKYDALYSTSRGYLDEVLQHSGVQLESFHDWRDVLFGGGMPEPKGEQLVELVEAVVRDRADLGLATDGDSDRFGIVDEQGTVLTPNTVLLVLARHLIKNKGKTGAIVRTVATTHLLDNFAAKNGLQIYETPVGFKYIGEKMRETAVLIGGEESGGLSIIGHIPEKDGVLADMLVAEAIAYEGKPLSQLVKEAIAEADGPLYNNRLDLHLTEAHKTAVIDSFSKNPPTEVAGIKVKEVGRKDGIKLYLEEGSWILLRPSGTEPLVRVYLETNTPEKLTKIAQELESVIAKLEG, from the coding sequence ATGTCCAGCAAGATTAAATTTGGCACCGATGGATGGCGAGGGATTATTGCCGATGACTTTACTTTCCCCAATGTGCGGAAAGTAACCAGGGCGATCGCCACTTATTTAGAAACAGCCTACACAAAAGATAGACCGGTACTTATTGCCTACGATACTCGCTTTTTAGCTGACCAGTTTGCCCAAACAGCGGCCCAAGTGCTAGCAGACTTGGGTTGGACTGTGAAAATTACCGATCGGGATTGCCCCACACCAGTAATCGCCTACAACGCCCGTCACCTAAATTCGGCTGGGGCGTTAATGTTTACTGCTAGTCATAATCCAGCACCCTACTGTGGAATTAAATATATACCCGATTATGCTGGCCCTGCCACTCCAGAGATTACTGATACTATTGTGGCAAATATAGAAAGTGCATCGGATGAGTTGCCTGGAAGCAACCCATCAGGTTCAATTTCAATTTTCGACCCGAAACCTGATTACCTACAATTTATCTACACTCTACTTGATGTAGAAAAAATCAGAAGTGCTAATTTAAAGGTAAAGTACGATGCTTTGTATTCTACCTCTCGCGGCTATTTAGATGAAGTTTTGCAACATAGTGGCGTTCAGTTAGAAAGTTTCCACGATTGGCGGGATGTTTTATTTGGGGGTGGAATGCCAGAACCCAAAGGAGAACAATTAGTTGAGTTAGTGGAAGCAGTAGTTCGCGATCGCGCTGATTTGGGCTTGGCTACGGATGGAGATAGCGATCGCTTTGGCATCGTTGATGAACAAGGAACCGTCCTGACTCCCAATACTGTGCTGCTAGTTCTAGCACGTCATTTAATCAAAAATAAGGGTAAAACTGGCGCTATCGTCCGCACTGTAGCTACAACCCACCTGCTGGATAATTTCGCTGCTAAAAATGGGCTGCAAATTTACGAAACACCAGTTGGTTTTAAATACATCGGCGAAAAAATGCGCGAAACTGCCGTATTAATTGGTGGAGAAGAATCAGGTGGTTTGAGTATTATCGGGCATATTCCCGAAAAAGACGGGGTTTTAGCCGATATGCTGGTGGCAGAAGCCATCGCCTATGAAGGCAAACCTCTGAGTCAACTTGTTAAAGAAGCGATCGCTGAAGCTGATGGCCCACTTTACAACAACCGCCTAGATTTGCACCTCACAGAGGCGCACAAAACCGCCGTCATCGACTCCTTTTCTAAAAATCCACCTACAGAGGTAGCAGGAATTAAAGTTAAGGAAGTAGGGCGTAAAGACGGTATTAAGCTGTATTTAGAAGAAGGTAGCTGGATTTTACTGCGTCCTTCTGGTACAGAACCACTGGTACGCGTTTACCTCGAAACCAACACTCCCGAAAAACTAACCAAAATCGCCCAAGAGTTAGAGAGTGTCATTGCTAAATTAGAGGGATAA
- a CDS encoding LapA family protein — MKTLAPFLTSLVVAVWVIAIAIISVQNATPVSLKFLTFQSIQIPMGLVMAFSAGLGLIGMALLQPLWGLADFGQRNSRLEDDAEFFVDDEDF, encoded by the coding sequence ATGAAAACTCTTGCTCCTTTTTTGACATCTCTAGTTGTAGCGGTTTGGGTAATTGCGATCGCAATTATTTCTGTCCAAAATGCCACACCTGTATCGTTGAAATTCTTAACATTTCAATCGATTCAAATACCAATGGGTTTAGTAATGGCTTTTAGTGCCGGTTTAGGGTTAATTGGCATGGCACTGCTGCAACCTCTCTGGGGACTAGCTGATTTTGGCCAGCGTAATTCTCGATTGGAAGACGATGCTGAATTTTTTGTTGACGATGAAGATTTTTGA
- a CDS encoding DUF433 domain-containing protein produces MQYQNIITIEPGKRGGKPCIRGMRITVYDVLSYLASGMTYEEMLDDFPYLTQEDILACLSYAADRERL; encoded by the coding sequence ATGCAGTACCAAAACATTATTACAATCGAACCAGGAAAACGAGGTGGTAAGCCTTGTATTAGAGGAATGCGAATTACTGTATACGATGTTTTATCGTATCTTGCCTCTGGCATGACCTACGAAGAAATGCTTGATGACTTTCCTTATTTGACACAAGAGGATATTTTGGCTTGCCTAAGCTATGCGGCTGATCGAGAACGGCTATGA
- a CDS encoding DUF29 domain-containing protein, which yields MSGSYTTDFNLWIEQTTQLLRSHHWHEIDV from the coding sequence ATGAGTGGAAGTTATACAACAGATTTTAATTTGTGGATTGAACAGACAACCCAACTATTGCGATCGCATCACTGGCATGAAATTGATGTATAA